AGAAAGTTTAGTAATCTTCCATTCTTATCTAGCTTTAGTACTTTAGCATCTTGACCGCCTATATCAATAATGGTTCTTGTCTCCGGAATTATGAAGTTTACTCCTCTAGCATGACAACTTAACTCACTTATCTGTTTGTCAGCATCAGAATATTTCATTCTCCCATATCCTGTAACTACTATTTTTTCAATGTCTTCTCTTCCAAGACCTGACTCACTATACAATTTTTCCAAAACTCTTGATGGTCCAGTAGTCCCAGTACCAGAAGATATAGTGGCTGAAGCCACAATATCCTCTCCATCTTTTAAAATTACTCCCTTTGATGCAGTTGAACCTATATCTAATCCCATTGTATACATCTTTAGTATTCTCCTTTCCCAAAATCTAGAAATACTAATTAGTATCTTACAACTTTATCTTCTTTTAAGTTATTTATTTTTGATTCATCGTACCCTAAAGTTTTTAATACTTCTATAGTATGTTCCCCTACTTTTGGTGCTGGTGTATAATCTTTTATTCCTTCATTTCTAAACATAACTGGAGTATTAACTAAAACACCTGTATTTCCACTGTCATATGTTTTCTTAAATAAGAAGTCATTTGCCCAAGCTTGTTCATCATCTAATAAATCTTCACAGCTTTGGATTTTTTCAAATGGTAAGTCTGCTTCTTCTAATAGAACTGACCACTCATCTAATGTTTTTTCTAACATAGCTTCTCCAACTATCTTAACTAAGCCTTCAATATGATTAACCATTGAATCTATGTTGTTGTATCTGTCATCTTCTAATATATATTCTCTATTTATAACCTTACAGAATTTGCCTAACCACTTGTTGTATTGTATTAAAGCTAACTGAATCCATCTTCCATCTTTACATTTATATGTAGTCATTAATGGGCTGTTTGGATTTTCTCTTGATAAAGGCATTTCATTTCCGTATTGTGCTGTTGTTATCATTGTTCCCATTCCATATATAGCTGTATGGAAAAGACTTACTGTTACTCTTTCACCTATACCAGTTTTTTCTTTTTTATGTAATGCTGCTAAACTTCCTGCTGCTAATGCTAAACCTGCATAGTGGTCACCAAATCCTGCTGCTGTATTTGCTGGAGATGTTCCTTTTTCCATTACAGATTGGCTAACTCCTCCTCTTGCAAAGTATGCAGTATAGTCAAATCCTGGTTTATCCTTTAAAGGTCCTTTTTCTCCATATCCTAATATTTGAGCAAATATTAATCCTGGATACTTATCTTTTATTTGGTCATAAGCTATACCCATCTTTTCTAATGCTTGAACTCTAACATTAGTTACAAATATGTCTGCTTCTGATATTAATTTATGTAATATTTCTATTCCTTCTTTTGATTTTATATTAATACTTACACCCTTTTTATTTCCATTTTCTAATTCAAACATAGGGTTTTCATCATCTGATGCTGGAGATTTAAATGTTCCACCCATAACTCTTATTCCATCACCTTCTATAGGCTCAACTTTAATAACTTCTGCACCCCAGTCACCTAACATTTTTGCACAACATGGTGCTGCAATGAAACTTGAAAGTTCTACTACCTTAACTCCTTCTAAAAGCATAACGTTTTCCTCCTTAATAGTATCAATTATAAAAATTCAATTAAATCACACATAAAGTACTCTTTTCTGATATTAACTATTTGATGTCAAAGTTCCTAATCTTATTAAGATAACTTATAAAATTATTAAAAGTTATTAATGATTATTTTTTATATTTTTTATTGTCTTACACCTATATTGTTAAGCATTTATCGTGCCAACTTTATATTTAGTCAAAATATCGCTTGATTTGAATGTTTTTTAACAATATGCAGTTGCATTATTAATTTCATATCGTGGCATTATGCAACTCTCCATTGCATTTTGCTATTTTTTCCATGCCTATAAAAGTTTTTTTTATATATTTTTTTATGAAAAAGCTTGACATTTCAAAAAAACTTTTCATTGCTAAACTCAAAAACACATGTTATCATTGTAATTAATCAACAAGTTAGTTAACTAATTTCAAACTTAGATAAATTTTTAATAATATTTAATCTAAAAAATAACAATTTCTTTGATAAATTTTTAAAGCAATTATTATATCAAATAAAAAATAACTAAATATAAAAATAACACAGGGAAAACATTTTCAAAACTAAATTTTTAACCTTAAAAATTTTGTATAAAAATATAACCTTATATGCTACATATTATTTCTAAATGAAAAATTACCATATAATTTAATAATTACAGGAGGGTATTGATATGAAAATACTAGTATTTGGAGCACGCGATTATGAAGAACCAGTAATAAAACAATGGTCTGAAGAGCATAAGGATGTCCAAGTGGATATTTATCCTGAAAACATGACTGAAGAAAATGTAGTAAAAGCTAAAGGATATGATGGTATATCTATACAACAAACTAACTATATAGATAACCCTTATATTTATGAAACTTTAAAAGATGCTGGGGTTAAAGTTATAGCTTCAAGAACTGCAGGGATGGACATGATACATTTTGGTTTAGTTAATGAAAATGGACTTATTGTTACAAATGTTCCTTCTTATTCACCTAATGCAATAGCTGAATTAGCTGTTACTCAAGCTATGAACCTTTTAAGAAAGACTCCTTTAGTAAAGAAAAAAGTCTGTGAAGGTGACTATCGTTGGATAGCTGAACTTCTTGGAACAGAAGTTAGATCTATTACAGTTGGTGTTATAGGTACAGGAAAAATAGGTGCTACTTCTGCGAAATTATTTAAAGGCTTAGGAGCTAATGTAATTGCATTTGACCAATATCCAAATAAAGATTTAAATGATATATTAACTTATAAAGATTCTTTAGAAGACCTTCTTAAAGAAGCTGACCTTATAACATTACATACTCCTTTACTTGAAGGAACAAAACATATGATAAATAAAGATACTTTAGCTATAATGAAGGATGGCGCTTACATAGTAAATACTGGTCGTGGTGGTTTAATTAAGACAGGGGACTTAATAGAAGCACTAGAAGCTGGAAAAATAAGAGCTGCTGCCCTTGATACATTTGAAACTGAAGGATTATTCTTAAACAAAAAAATGAACCCAGGTGAATTAACTGACCCAGAAATCAACAAACTTCTTTCTATGGAACAAGTTATATTTACTCATCACCTTGGATTC
This sequence is a window from Clostridioides difficile. Protein-coding genes within it:
- the hadA gene encoding isocaprenoyl-CoA:2-hydroxyisocaproate CoA-transferase HadA, which encodes MLLEGVKVVELSSFIAAPCCAKMLGDWGAEVIKVEPIEGDGIRVMGGTFKSPASDDENPMFELENGNKKGVSINIKSKEGIEILHKLISEADIFVTNVRVQALEKMGIAYDQIKDKYPGLIFAQILGYGEKGPLKDKPGFDYTAYFARGGVSQSVMEKGTSPANTAAGFGDHYAGLALAAGSLAALHKKEKTGIGERVTVSLFHTAIYGMGTMITTAQYGNEMPLSRENPNSPLMTTYKCKDGRWIQLALIQYNKWLGKFCKVINREYILEDDRYNNIDSMVNHIEGLVKIVGEAMLEKTLDEWSVLLEEADLPFEKIQSCEDLLDDEQAWANDFLFKKTYDSGNTGVLVNTPVMFRNEGIKDYTPAPKVGEHTIEVLKTLGYDESKINNLKEDKVVRY
- a CDS encoding D-2-hydroxyacid dehydrogenase, with protein sequence MKILVFGARDYEEPVIKQWSEEHKDVQVDIYPENMTEENVVKAKGYDGISIQQTNYIDNPYIYETLKDAGVKVIASRTAGMDMIHFGLVNENGLIVTNVPSYSPNAIAELAVTQAMNLLRKTPLVKKKVCEGDYRWIAELLGTEVRSITVGVIGTGKIGATSAKLFKGLGANVIAFDQYPNKDLNDILTYKDSLEDLLKEADLITLHTPLLEGTKHMINKDTLAIMKDGAYIVNTGRGGLIKTGDLIEALEAGKIRAAALDTFETEGLFLNKKMNPGELTDPEINKLLSMEQVIFTHHLGFFTSTAIENIVYSSLSSAVDVISTGTAANRVN